Proteins from one Malaya genurostris strain Urasoe2022 chromosome 2, Malgen_1.1, whole genome shotgun sequence genomic window:
- the LOC131429644 gene encoding leukotriene A-4 hydrolase, translated as MRLSPIDPCSYSNAHELIIHHVELDWKIDFEKSTISGKVLLYFKTLKDDVEEIFLDSSELNILSVLAKTSAGEIPLNWDIGAHVENLGSKLTVYLPTKTTGELIVEIQYETDPNASALQWLTAEQTCGKQYSYLFSQCQAIHARSIIPCQDTPAVKFTYKATVHHPPYLVGLMSAVKKNSDPGVSCFEQTIPIPSYLLAIVVGALVEKPIGPISSVWAEEEQIDEAAEEFSQTADFIAKAEEICGPYVWGRYDLLVMPPSFPFGGMENPCLTFVTPTLLAGDKSLATVVAHEIAHSWTGNLVTNRNFEHFWLNEGFTVFVEGKIVGRLFGSASRDFHALHGLSELTDCIKTQLANTPELTKLIVDLSDCSPDDAFSTVPYMKGSTFLRYLEDHFGGPSKFEPFFRSYLDKFKYQSVLTTHFKKDLYEWFRGDPANEVLLDRIDWDKWLFEQGMPPVIPNYNRSLLDTCKKHADLWAENELENVKSSPILTEKMTSIQTIEFLAQLLEKKRIVDLTQEKIELLGQTYGLQATRNAELRFRFVRLYIRGRLIDKMDYILSFLNSNFRMKFVRPIYKELAGWPEARPIAIANYYKVKDQMMSVCAYGVSKDLDI; from the exons ATGCGTTTGAGTCCGATAGATCCTTGTTCGTATTCAAATGCCC ACGAGCTGATTATTCATCACGTTGAACTCGATTGGAAAATTGATTTTGAGAAATCAACAATCTCGGGAAAAGTTTTACTATATTTCAAAACTCTGAAAGATGACGTCGAGGAAATC TTTCTAGACTCTAGTGAACTGAATATCTTATCCGTACTAGCTAAAACGTCGGCTGGGGAGATACCTTTGAATTGGGATATTGGAGCGCATGTTGAAAATCTTGGCTCGAAGCTTACAGTGTACTTGCCCACGAAGACAACCGGTGAACTGATTGTAGAAATTCAATACGAGACAGACCCTAACGCAAGCGCTCTCCAATGGCTAACAGCGGAACAAACGTGTGGGAAGCAGTATTCGTATTTGTTCAGCCAATGTCAAGCGATTCATGCTCGATCAATAATTCCTTGTCAGGATACACCTGCCGTAAAATTTACATACAAGGCAACT GTCCACCACCCGCCGTACTTAGTCGGTTTGATGAGTGCGGTTAAAAAGAATTCGGATCCTGGGGTTTCGTGTTTCGAACAAACGATTCCAATTCCAAGCTATTTACTGGCAATTGTAGTAGGGGCACTTGTGGAAAAACCAATAGGACCGAT CTCCAGCGTTTGGGCGGAAGAAGAACAAATTGATGAGGCGGCCGAAGAATTTTCTCAGACGGCAGATTTTATTGCCAAAGCTGAAGAAATATGTGGACCGTACGTTTGGGGTCGTTATGATTTATTGGTAATGCCTCCGAGCTTTCCATTCGGTGGAATGGAGAATCCGTGTCTAACATTTGTGACACCGACTCTCTTGGCTGGTGACAAATCATTGGCTACTGTCGTGGCACATGAAATCGCTCACAGCTGGACCGGAAATTTGGTGACCAATAGAAACTTCgaacatttctggttgaatgaagGATTTACGGTGTTTGTTGAGGGAAAAATCGTTGGTCGATTGTTTGGCAGTGCATCGCGAGACTTCCACGCTTTACATGGATTAAGTGAGCTAACGGATTGC ATTAAAACACAACTTGCAAACACTCCTGAACTGACGAAATTAATAGTGGATCTAAGTGATTGCAGTCCCGATGATGCCTTTTCAACAGTGCCTTATATGAAAGGCTCCACTTTTTTACGATATCTCGAAGATCATTTTGGTGGTCCAAGCAAGTTCGAACCTTTCTTCAGATCTTACTTGGATAAATTTAAGTATCAATCTGTTTTAACCACCCACTTCAAGAAGGATTTATACGAATGGTTCCGTGGCGATCCAGCAAATGAAGTCTTATTGGATCGTATCGATTGGGATAAATGGCTCTTCGAACAGGGTATGCCACCCGTGATTCCAAA CTACAATCGCTCTTTACTGGACACCTGTAAAAAGCATGCTGATTTATGGGCCGAGAATGAGCTTGAAAACGTCAAGTCATCGCCAATACTCACAGAAAAAATGACCAGCATTCAAACCATCGAGTTCTTAGCTCAACTTTTGGAGAAGAAACGAATTGTAGATTTGACTCAGGAAAAGATTGAACTTTTGGGTCAAACATATGGTCTACAAGCAACCAGAAATGCTGAACTGCGCTTCAGATTTGTTCGGTTATATATTCGTGGAAGATTGATTGACAAAATGGACTATATTCTGAGCTTTTTGAATAGCAATTTCCGCATGAAATTCGTTCGACCAATCTACAAGGAACTAGCCGGCTGGCCCGAAGCCAGACCAATTGCTATTGCAAACTATTATAAGGTTAAAGATCAAATGATGTCAGTTTGCGCGTATG